In a genomic window of Helianthus annuus cultivar XRQ/B chromosome 10, HanXRQr2.0-SUNRISE, whole genome shotgun sequence:
- the LOC110885033 gene encoding phosphoinositide phosphatase SAC8 isoform X2 yields MEIETDSSTEKKHFKVFSELELQEFQDKFVIRSLQFPDRAFSIARSDGTFHVNVTGEVVNLEGASKVYTVFGIAGSIRLLAGTYVLVITSRKEVGAYLGYPVFRVMSMKFLSCNEGLKNLTNQQKKDEAYFQTLLRTVEETPGLYYSYETDITLNLQRRYKMADGWMSKPIWKQADPRFVWNRNILEELIENKVDEFIVPLLQGSFQMGQLKLNNLTSTITLISRRCTRRLGTRMWRRGANLEGDTANFIETEQLLEYDKFKSSFLQVRGSIPLLWEQIVDLSYKPHLSVIEHEDTPMVVKRHFHDLMQRYGNTIAVDLTDKHGNEGQLSLAFATEMEKLPDVRYVSFDFHQRCGGSNFESLKLLYDEIADDFDKQGYFLQTSDGELVEEQKGVVRSNCIDCLDRTNVTQSYLARISLNQQLQRMCALTSSEHVCTFTGDEDLEIYRNLWVNQGDEISLEYSGTNALKGDIVRYGKQTISGLIKDGISALSRYYLNNFQDGIRQDAIDLISGNYTVSGNRPSPFQLNKFESRTLFPVASVLLIGSLTVTSITLNRASQNAQTVISSVICAGATAGMMALVKANGRQICSRPRLCGLL; encoded by the exons ATGGAAATCGAAACAGATTCTTCAACGGAAAAGAAGCATTTCAAAGTATTCAGCGAACTGGAGTTGCAAGAATTTCAAGACAAATTCGTCATCAGATCACTTCAATTCCCCGATCGAGCCTTTTCTATCGCTCGCTCCGATGGAACCTTTCACG TCAATGTAACAGGTGAAGTTGTTAATCTGGAAGGTGCTTCCAAGGTTTATACTGTTTTCGGAATTGCCGGATCAATTCGGTTGCTTGCAG GAACATACGTATTGGTTATCACTTCTCGCAAAGAGGTTGGCGCTTACCTTGGTTACCCCGTCTTCCGAGTCATGTCTATGAAGTTTTTATCTTGTAATGAAGGTTTAAAAAATTTAACTAATCAGCAA AAAAAAGACGAGGCATACTTCCAGACATTGTTGAGAACTGTGGAGGAGACACCTGGCTTGTATTATTCCTATGAAACTGATATTACACTAAA CTTGCAGAGACGATACAAGATGGCTGATGGGTGGATGAGTAAACCGATTTGGAAGCAG GCTGACCCACGCTTTGTTTGGAACAGGAATATCTTAGAGGAGCTAATTGAGAATAAG GTCGATGAGTTCATTGTGCCGCTATTACAAGGAA GCTTCCAGATGGGACAGCTGAAGCTAAATAATTTAACATCCACAATTACATTAATATCAAGGAGGTGCACAAGGCGTCTTG GTACTAGAATGTGGAGACGCGGAGCAAATCTAGAAGGGGATACTGCTAATTTTATTGAAACCGAACAACTGCTGGAGTATGACAAATTCAAGTCATCATTTTTGCAG GTTCGAGGTTCGATTCCGCTCTTGTGGGAGCAAATTGTTGATTTGAGTTATAAACCTCATCTTTCTGTCATCGAGCATGAAGATACG CCCATGGTTGTTAAACGCCACTTTCATGATCTTATGCAAAGATATGGAAATACAATTGCTGTTGACTTAACTGATAAG CACGGTAATGAGGGCCAACTAAGCCTTGCATTTGCCACCGAAATGGAAAAGCTGCCGGATGTTAG ATATGTGTCATTTGATTTCCATCAACGCTGTGGCGGATCAAATTTTGAAAGTTTGAAACTTCTCTACGATGAAATAGCCGATGACTTTGACAAACAAGG ATACTTCCTCCAAACCAGTGACGGAGAGTTGGTAGAAGAGCAGAAAGGAGTAGTTCGATCCAACTGTATCGATTGCCTTGACCGAACAAATGTTACCCAG AGCTATCTTGCACGAATATCGTTGAATCAACAGTTGCAACGGATGTGTGCGCTAACATCTTCAGAACACGTTTGTACTTTCACAGGGGATGAAGATCTCGAGATTTACAGAAACT TGTGGGTGAATCAAGGTGATGAGATCAGCCTCGAGTATTCCGGAACAAATGCTCTAAAAGGAGATATCGTCAG ATATGGGAAACAAACTATATCTGGATTGATAAAAGATGGGATTAGTGCTCTTTCGAGATATTATTTAAATAATTTTCAAGATGGAATTCGACAG GATGCAATCGACCTGATTTCCGGAAATTATACCGTCAGCGGAAACAGGCCTTCCCCGTTTCAGCTAAACAAGTTTGAGTCACGGACT TTATTTCCGGTGGCATCGGTTCTATTGATTGGAAGCTTGACAGTTACATCCATTACTCTTAACCGAG CGAGTCAAAATGCGCAGACGGTAATATCTTCGGTTATATGTGCTGGTGCAACTGCAGGAATGATGGCTCTGGTAAAGGCAAATGGAaggcaaatctgttcgaggcctCGTCTTTGCGGCCTTTTATAA
- the LOC110885033 gene encoding phosphoinositide phosphatase SAC8 isoform X1 encodes MEIETDSSTEKKHFKVFSELELQEFQDKFVIRSLQFPDRAFSIARSDGTFHVNVTGEVVNLEGASKVYTVFGIAGSIRLLAGTYVLVITSRKEVGAYLGYPVFRVMSMKFLSCNEGLKNLTNQQKKDEAYFQTLLRTVEETPGLYYSYETDITLNLQRRYKMADGWMSKPIWKQADPRFVWNRNILEELIENKVDEFIVPLLQGSFQMGQLKLNNLTSTITLISRRCTRRLGTRMWRRGANLEGDTANFIETEQLLEYDKFKSSFLQVRGSIPLLWEQIVDLSYKPHLSVIEHEDTPMVVKRHFHDLMQRYGNTIAVDLTDKHGNEGQLSLAFATEMEKLPDVRYVSFDFHQRCGGSNFESLKLLYDEIADDFDKQGRYFLQTSDGELVEEQKGVVRSNCIDCLDRTNVTQSYLARISLNQQLQRMCALTSSEHVCTFTGDEDLEIYRNLWVNQGDEISLEYSGTNALKGDIVRYGKQTISGLIKDGISALSRYYLNNFQDGIRQDAIDLISGNYTVSGNRPSPFQLNKFESRTLFPVASVLLIGSLTVTSITLNRASQNAQTVISSVICAGATAGMMALVKANGRQICSRPRLCGLL; translated from the exons ATGGAAATCGAAACAGATTCTTCAACGGAAAAGAAGCATTTCAAAGTATTCAGCGAACTGGAGTTGCAAGAATTTCAAGACAAATTCGTCATCAGATCACTTCAATTCCCCGATCGAGCCTTTTCTATCGCTCGCTCCGATGGAACCTTTCACG TCAATGTAACAGGTGAAGTTGTTAATCTGGAAGGTGCTTCCAAGGTTTATACTGTTTTCGGAATTGCCGGATCAATTCGGTTGCTTGCAG GAACATACGTATTGGTTATCACTTCTCGCAAAGAGGTTGGCGCTTACCTTGGTTACCCCGTCTTCCGAGTCATGTCTATGAAGTTTTTATCTTGTAATGAAGGTTTAAAAAATTTAACTAATCAGCAA AAAAAAGACGAGGCATACTTCCAGACATTGTTGAGAACTGTGGAGGAGACACCTGGCTTGTATTATTCCTATGAAACTGATATTACACTAAA CTTGCAGAGACGATACAAGATGGCTGATGGGTGGATGAGTAAACCGATTTGGAAGCAG GCTGACCCACGCTTTGTTTGGAACAGGAATATCTTAGAGGAGCTAATTGAGAATAAG GTCGATGAGTTCATTGTGCCGCTATTACAAGGAA GCTTCCAGATGGGACAGCTGAAGCTAAATAATTTAACATCCACAATTACATTAATATCAAGGAGGTGCACAAGGCGTCTTG GTACTAGAATGTGGAGACGCGGAGCAAATCTAGAAGGGGATACTGCTAATTTTATTGAAACCGAACAACTGCTGGAGTATGACAAATTCAAGTCATCATTTTTGCAG GTTCGAGGTTCGATTCCGCTCTTGTGGGAGCAAATTGTTGATTTGAGTTATAAACCTCATCTTTCTGTCATCGAGCATGAAGATACG CCCATGGTTGTTAAACGCCACTTTCATGATCTTATGCAAAGATATGGAAATACAATTGCTGTTGACTTAACTGATAAG CACGGTAATGAGGGCCAACTAAGCCTTGCATTTGCCACCGAAATGGAAAAGCTGCCGGATGTTAG ATATGTGTCATTTGATTTCCATCAACGCTGTGGCGGATCAAATTTTGAAAGTTTGAAACTTCTCTACGATGAAATAGCCGATGACTTTGACAAACAAGG CAGATACTTCCTCCAAACCAGTGACGGAGAGTTGGTAGAAGAGCAGAAAGGAGTAGTTCGATCCAACTGTATCGATTGCCTTGACCGAACAAATGTTACCCAG AGCTATCTTGCACGAATATCGTTGAATCAACAGTTGCAACGGATGTGTGCGCTAACATCTTCAGAACACGTTTGTACTTTCACAGGGGATGAAGATCTCGAGATTTACAGAAACT TGTGGGTGAATCAAGGTGATGAGATCAGCCTCGAGTATTCCGGAACAAATGCTCTAAAAGGAGATATCGTCAG ATATGGGAAACAAACTATATCTGGATTGATAAAAGATGGGATTAGTGCTCTTTCGAGATATTATTTAAATAATTTTCAAGATGGAATTCGACAG GATGCAATCGACCTGATTTCCGGAAATTATACCGTCAGCGGAAACAGGCCTTCCCCGTTTCAGCTAAACAAGTTTGAGTCACGGACT TTATTTCCGGTGGCATCGGTTCTATTGATTGGAAGCTTGACAGTTACATCCATTACTCTTAACCGAG CGAGTCAAAATGCGCAGACGGTAATATCTTCGGTTATATGTGCTGGTGCAACTGCAGGAATGATGGCTCTGGTAAAGGCAAATGGAaggcaaatctgttcgaggcctCGTCTTTGCGGCCTTTTATAA
- the LOC110885033 gene encoding phosphoinositide phosphatase SAC8 isoform X3 gives MEIETDSSTEKKHFKVFSELELQEFQDKFVIRSLQFPDRAFSIARSDGTFHGEVVNLEGASKVYTVFGIAGSIRLLAGTYVLVITSRKEVGAYLGYPVFRVMSMKFLSCNEGLKNLTNQQKKDEAYFQTLLRTVEETPGLYYSYETDITLNLQRRYKMADGWMSKPIWKQADPRFVWNRNILEELIENKVDEFIVPLLQGSFQMGQLKLNNLTSTITLISRRCTRRLGTRMWRRGANLEGDTANFIETEQLLEYDKFKSSFLQVRGSIPLLWEQIVDLSYKPHLSVIEHEDTPMVVKRHFHDLMQRYGNTIAVDLTDKHGNEGQLSLAFATEMEKLPDVRYVSFDFHQRCGGSNFESLKLLYDEIADDFDKQGRYFLQTSDGELVEEQKGVVRSNCIDCLDRTNVTQSYLARISLNQQLQRMCALTSSEHVCTFTGDEDLEIYRNLWVNQGDEISLEYSGTNALKGDIVRYGKQTISGLIKDGISALSRYYLNNFQDGIRQDAIDLISGNYTVSGNRPSPFQLNKFESRTLFPVASVLLIGSLTVTSITLNRASQNAQTVISSVICAGATAGMMALVKANGRQICSRPRLCGLL, from the exons ATGGAAATCGAAACAGATTCTTCAACGGAAAAGAAGCATTTCAAAGTATTCAGCGAACTGGAGTTGCAAGAATTTCAAGACAAATTCGTCATCAGATCACTTCAATTCCCCGATCGAGCCTTTTCTATCGCTCGCTCCGATGGAACCTTTCACG GTGAAGTTGTTAATCTGGAAGGTGCTTCCAAGGTTTATACTGTTTTCGGAATTGCCGGATCAATTCGGTTGCTTGCAG GAACATACGTATTGGTTATCACTTCTCGCAAAGAGGTTGGCGCTTACCTTGGTTACCCCGTCTTCCGAGTCATGTCTATGAAGTTTTTATCTTGTAATGAAGGTTTAAAAAATTTAACTAATCAGCAA AAAAAAGACGAGGCATACTTCCAGACATTGTTGAGAACTGTGGAGGAGACACCTGGCTTGTATTATTCCTATGAAACTGATATTACACTAAA CTTGCAGAGACGATACAAGATGGCTGATGGGTGGATGAGTAAACCGATTTGGAAGCAG GCTGACCCACGCTTTGTTTGGAACAGGAATATCTTAGAGGAGCTAATTGAGAATAAG GTCGATGAGTTCATTGTGCCGCTATTACAAGGAA GCTTCCAGATGGGACAGCTGAAGCTAAATAATTTAACATCCACAATTACATTAATATCAAGGAGGTGCACAAGGCGTCTTG GTACTAGAATGTGGAGACGCGGAGCAAATCTAGAAGGGGATACTGCTAATTTTATTGAAACCGAACAACTGCTGGAGTATGACAAATTCAAGTCATCATTTTTGCAG GTTCGAGGTTCGATTCCGCTCTTGTGGGAGCAAATTGTTGATTTGAGTTATAAACCTCATCTTTCTGTCATCGAGCATGAAGATACG CCCATGGTTGTTAAACGCCACTTTCATGATCTTATGCAAAGATATGGAAATACAATTGCTGTTGACTTAACTGATAAG CACGGTAATGAGGGCCAACTAAGCCTTGCATTTGCCACCGAAATGGAAAAGCTGCCGGATGTTAG ATATGTGTCATTTGATTTCCATCAACGCTGTGGCGGATCAAATTTTGAAAGTTTGAAACTTCTCTACGATGAAATAGCCGATGACTTTGACAAACAAGG CAGATACTTCCTCCAAACCAGTGACGGAGAGTTGGTAGAAGAGCAGAAAGGAGTAGTTCGATCCAACTGTATCGATTGCCTTGACCGAACAAATGTTACCCAG AGCTATCTTGCACGAATATCGTTGAATCAACAGTTGCAACGGATGTGTGCGCTAACATCTTCAGAACACGTTTGTACTTTCACAGGGGATGAAGATCTCGAGATTTACAGAAACT TGTGGGTGAATCAAGGTGATGAGATCAGCCTCGAGTATTCCGGAACAAATGCTCTAAAAGGAGATATCGTCAG ATATGGGAAACAAACTATATCTGGATTGATAAAAGATGGGATTAGTGCTCTTTCGAGATATTATTTAAATAATTTTCAAGATGGAATTCGACAG GATGCAATCGACCTGATTTCCGGAAATTATACCGTCAGCGGAAACAGGCCTTCCCCGTTTCAGCTAAACAAGTTTGAGTCACGGACT TTATTTCCGGTGGCATCGGTTCTATTGATTGGAAGCTTGACAGTTACATCCATTACTCTTAACCGAG CGAGTCAAAATGCGCAGACGGTAATATCTTCGGTTATATGTGCTGGTGCAACTGCAGGAATGATGGCTCTGGTAAAGGCAAATGGAaggcaaatctgttcgaggcctCGTCTTTGCGGCCTTTTATAA